The following proteins come from a genomic window of Oncorhynchus kisutch isolate 150728-3 unplaced genomic scaffold, Okis_V2 Okis06b-Okis10b_hom, whole genome shotgun sequence:
- the LOC116359923 gene encoding uncharacterized protein LOC116359923: MGLPALGLIPFLGPLAFPVALGTVAVGGIILIKAIHKKPSYHPGSPIITRSVKVKSNKASGNEPTGNAASKKTEGQQSSNETTIIIAYGLGVVDTYKNVKKGRPSQFGPGNFRMAEADHIPPLASLRIARNHERLDRLLQVNPRLHEMIMSLDYDPTGQNLLTMRVLYQDHRDALTTGNSRESQVSSRLLAETIIDGDAALMLRKAFIMGHPISSWQLREDAGLATPYTDGNIDMSDEGTRHYYRYGYIELVEAYHRKGIINKNQAINLISWVEKEMHLDRDTQEYKEILDYIKRHAHVFRW, from the exons ATGGGTCTTCCAGCCTTGGGTCTGATACCGTTTTTGGGGCCCCTTGCGTTTCCAGTAGCATTGGGAACAGTCGCAGTAGGGGGGATTATATTGATTAAGGCGATTCATAAGAAACCTTCGTATCATCCAGGAAGTCCCATAATAACACGTTCCGTGAAGGTAAAGTCAAATAAAGCTTCTGGAAATGAACCCACTGGAAATGCTGCCAGCAAGAAGACAGAAGGACAGCAGAGCAGCAATGAAACTACCATCATAATTGCTTACGGCCTTGGAGTGGTTGACACTTATAAAAA TGTTAAAAAAGGTAGACCATCTCAGTTTGGTCCGGGTAACTTTCGCATGGCAGAGGCAGACCATATTCCACCATTGGCTTCTCTGAGGATAGCCCGAAACCATGAACGACTGGATCGTCTCCTACAAGTGAATCCAAGGCTTCATGAGATGATCATGAGCCTTGATTATGACCCAACTGGACAGAACCTGTTAACCATGAGGGTTCTTTACCAGGATCACAGAGATGCTCTGACTACTGGAAACAGCAGGGAATCTCAAGTATCCAG TCGTCTGCTGGCAGAGACAATCATAGACGGAGATGCTGCACTTATGCTGAGGAAGGCTTTTATCATGGGTCATCCTATATCTTCCTGGCAGCTCAGAGAAGACGCAG GATTGGCCACACCATATACCGATGGTAACATTGACATGTCTGATGAAGGAACAAGGCACTACTACAGATATGGCTACATTGAGCTGGTCGAAGCGTACCACAGGAAGGGGATAATCAACAAGAATCAAGCAATAAACCTCATTTCATGGGTGGAAAAAGAGATGCACCTGGACCGGGATACCCAAGAGTATAAGGAGATCCTTGATTACATTAAACGTCATGCTCATGTTTTCCGGTGGTAG